A single Xylella taiwanensis DNA region contains:
- a CDS encoding DHA2 family efflux MFS transporter permease subunit, with translation MSLHISSVPGASTGGFKVPSMVLCTVGLAMASFMQVLDTTIANVSLPTIAGNLGASSQQMTWVITSFTVCTAITLPLTGWLSRRFGETKLFVWSTLAFSIASLLCGLAQSMEMLVVSRALQGLVAGPMYPIIQSLLVSIYPREKRGHALALLAMITVVAPIAGPILGGWITDNYSWKWIFLINVPFGIAASIIVGAQLHGRPEQIERPKIDYIGLILLVIGVCALQIVLDLGNDEDWFSSDLIVTLSCVSVIALVVFVIWELTDKEPIVNLKLFAHRNFRVGTLVMVVVFAAFFSVALLIPQWLQRDMGYTPIWSGLATAPLGIMPLIMAPFIAKYALRFDLRILATIAFVFMAATSFQRSNFNLQVDFYDVAMIQLVMGVGVALFFMPVLQILLSDLEGREVAAGSGLATFLRTLGGSFAASLTTYLLSRRTIEHHGHLVEHISIYTPGMQEQVTAMGRGDLQAGAAFLNTMISQQASQMGFNDISYTLGWVFLVIVPFLWLAKPPFGSSADRAGIGGGH, from the coding sequence ATGTCGTTACACATTTCTTCTGTGCCGGGTGCATCGACAGGTGGGTTCAAGGTGCCAAGCATGGTGCTTTGTACGGTTGGCTTGGCAATGGCCTCGTTCATGCAGGTGCTGGATACCACCATTGCCAACGTGTCATTGCCGACGATTGCCGGTAACCTCGGCGCCAGTTCACAGCAGATGACCTGGGTGATTACTTCGTTTACGGTGTGCACGGCCATTACCCTGCCACTGACGGGGTGGCTCAGTCGCCGTTTCGGGGAAACCAAGCTGTTTGTGTGGTCCACGTTGGCCTTTAGCATTGCTTCGTTGCTGTGTGGCTTGGCGCAGAGCATGGAGATGTTGGTTGTTTCGCGCGCCCTGCAAGGTCTTGTGGCTGGACCGATGTATCCGATCATCCAGAGCTTGCTAGTGTCGATTTATCCGCGAGAAAAACGCGGACACGCGCTCGCGTTGCTGGCAATGATCACGGTGGTCGCGCCGATCGCAGGCCCGATCCTGGGCGGATGGATCACTGACAACTACAGTTGGAAATGGATCTTTCTGATCAATGTGCCATTCGGTATCGCTGCCAGTATCATCGTTGGTGCGCAATTGCACGGACGGCCCGAGCAGATTGAGCGCCCGAAGATCGACTACATTGGCCTGATCCTACTTGTGATTGGGGTCTGTGCGCTCCAGATTGTGCTGGACTTGGGGAACGATGAGGACTGGTTCAGCTCAGATTTGATAGTTACGCTCTCTTGCGTTTCGGTGATCGCGCTCGTGGTGTTTGTGATCTGGGAGTTGACCGACAAGGAGCCGATTGTCAATCTGAAGCTGTTTGCTCACCGTAACTTCCGCGTCGGTACGCTGGTGATGGTGGTGGTTTTTGCGGCGTTCTTCAGCGTCGCTCTGCTGATCCCGCAATGGTTGCAACGTGATATGGGTTACACCCCAATCTGGTCGGGCTTGGCGACGGCGCCGCTTGGCATCATGCCCCTGATCATGGCTCCGTTCATCGCCAAATATGCATTGCGTTTTGACCTGCGTATTCTGGCGACTATTGCCTTTGTCTTCATGGCGGCGACCAGTTTCCAGCGTTCTAATTTCAATTTACAGGTCGATTTTTACGATGTGGCGATGATTCAGTTGGTGATGGGGGTGGGTGTGGCGCTGTTTTTCATGCCGGTATTACAGATTCTGCTATCGGATTTGGAAGGACGCGAAGTTGCAGCTGGCTCGGGTTTGGCGACTTTCCTGCGTACCCTCGGTGGCAGTTTTGCTGCTTCGTTGACCACTTACTTGTTGTCGCGACGGACGATTGAGCATCATGGACATCTGGTTGAGCACATCTCGATTTACACGCCGGGCATGCAGGAGCAGGTGACTGCGATGGGAAGAGGCGATTTACAGGCTGGTGCTGCCTTTCTCAACACCATGATTAGCCAACAAGCCTCTCAGATGGGCTTCAATGATATTTCCTATACGCTTGGCTGGGTGTTTCTGGTCATCGTCCCGTTCCTCTGGTTGGCTAAGCCACCATTCGGTTCAAGTGCCGATCGCGCTGGTATTGGTGGCGGACATTGA
- the bioH gene encoding pimeloyl-ACP methyl ester esterase BioH translates to MHIEVTGHGPALVLIHGWALHSGVFIPLVEQLADHHTLYLVDLPGHGHSHTTPTPLALPHVVRAIAAATPPAVWLGWSLGGLFALHAAATLPQVRGLVMLAATPCFIRRKDWPHAVEANVFAQFGQDLKQNYTDTINRFLTLNTLGSTHGHTELRQLQHILNTRNTSNPATLQTGLDLLERTDLRRAVIDLTRPSLWIAGQQDRLAPTASLHAATALAPRGQTELLTIAGSGHAPFLKHANQIAAALRHFIATIH, encoded by the coding sequence ATGCATATCGAAGTTACCGGGCATGGTCCGGCACTGGTTTTGATCCATGGTTGGGCACTGCACAGCGGTGTATTCATACCGCTAGTCGAGCAACTCGCCGACCACCACACGCTATACCTGGTCGATCTCCCCGGACATGGCCACAGCCACACGACTCCCACCCCACTGGCTCTGCCGCACGTGGTGCGCGCAATCGCTGCGGCCACGCCTCCAGCCGTGTGGCTGGGCTGGTCACTGGGCGGACTATTCGCACTGCACGCAGCAGCCACCCTACCTCAGGTACGCGGCCTGGTCATGCTGGCTGCAACACCATGCTTCATACGGCGCAAGGATTGGCCACACGCCGTCGAAGCCAACGTGTTCGCCCAATTCGGCCAAGATCTGAAGCAGAACTACACGGATACCATCAACCGGTTTCTTACCCTAAACACACTTGGGTCAACACACGGGCATACCGAGTTGCGCCAGTTACAGCACATTTTAAACACACGCAACACATCAAACCCCGCAACACTCCAGACCGGCCTGGACCTCCTCGAACGTACCGATTTACGTCGCGCCGTGATTGACCTCACACGTCCAAGCCTATGGATCGCCGGCCAGCAGGATCGGCTGGCACCCACGGCGAGCTTGCACGCAGCAACAGCATTGGCGCCGCGTGGCCAGACCGAGTTGCTCACCATCGCCGGCAGCGGCCACGCTCCGTTCCTCAAGCATGCCAATCAAATTGCGGCAGCACTGCGACACTTCATTGCCACCATCCACTAA
- the bioF gene encoding 8-amino-7-oxononanoate synthase — protein MTRPDLNERILSLRKLRLAQCRIRTRRTVEKREGVRLEINGRWLIEFCSNDYLGLTQHFEVIAALQDAAARDGIGATASHLICGHHAVHKALEHELAEWLGYPRALLFSSGFAANLAVQQALLNKENDVCVQDRLNHASLLDATRLAGCRLRRYPHLDVAGAAHQLKNAPEGAAILATDGVFSMDGDIAPLRELSLVARTQQALMYVDDAHGVGTTGPQGRGSVAAAWLSVEEVPLQLVTLSKALGGYGAAVLGNTTLIQHLAETARPYLYTTALPPAQAAAALAAIRVARRDEWRRQRLHELVERFREGSRRHGLDIMASDTPIQPLQCGNETTAMAMSAALEREGLLVNAIRPPSVPEGKSRLRVTLSALHTPEQIDTLVQALARARDAIAADIAPVPV, from the coding sequence ATGACACGACCGGATTTGAATGAACGCATACTGTCACTGCGCAAACTGCGTCTAGCACAATGCCGTATACGCACTAGACGCACGGTCGAAAAGCGTGAAGGCGTTCGGCTCGAAATCAACGGACGCTGGTTGATCGAATTCTGTTCCAACGACTACCTAGGGCTCACCCAACACTTCGAAGTCATCGCCGCACTGCAGGATGCGGCCGCTCGCGACGGCATCGGTGCCACTGCTTCGCATCTGATCTGTGGTCACCACGCCGTACACAAAGCATTGGAGCATGAATTGGCCGAGTGGTTGGGCTATCCGCGGGCATTGCTGTTCAGCAGCGGTTTCGCAGCCAACTTGGCAGTGCAACAAGCCCTGCTCAACAAAGAAAACGACGTTTGCGTTCAAGACCGGCTCAACCATGCCAGCCTGCTAGACGCCACCCGTTTAGCAGGCTGTCGCCTACGCCGTTACCCACACCTGGACGTCGCTGGAGCGGCGCATCAGCTCAAGAACGCACCTGAAGGTGCAGCAATCCTGGCCACCGATGGCGTATTCAGCATGGACGGCGACATCGCTCCATTACGTGAACTCAGCTTGGTCGCGCGAACTCAGCAAGCACTCATGTATGTGGATGACGCACACGGTGTCGGAACGACCGGGCCCCAAGGGCGCGGCAGCGTCGCCGCTGCTTGGCTCAGCGTAGAGGAAGTGCCCTTACAATTAGTGACCCTCAGTAAAGCCCTGGGTGGCTACGGCGCAGCCGTGCTCGGCAATACCACGCTGATCCAACACTTGGCCGAAACCGCACGACCGTACCTCTACACCACTGCACTTCCCCCAGCGCAAGCCGCTGCAGCACTCGCCGCGATCCGCGTTGCACGGCGCGACGAATGGCGCCGGCAGCGCCTGCACGAACTCGTGGAGCGTTTCCGTGAAGGTAGTCGCCGCCACGGTTTGGACATCATGGCTTCAGACACGCCAATCCAGCCCTTGCAATGCGGCAATGAAACCACGGCAATGGCCATGTCAGCCGCATTGGAACGCGAAGGGTTGCTGGTCAACGCGATCCGACCACCAAGCGTACCGGAGGGAAAATCACGGTTGCGCGTGACCCTGTCCGCCCTACATACCCCCGAGCAGATCGACACATTAGTGCAAGCACTTGCACGCGCCCGCGATGCCATCGCCGCCGACATTGCGCCTGTACCGGTATAG
- a CDS encoding COX15/CtaA family protein has translation MDLFARPVRFRHFHRMAWLAALFTASTIMFGSFVRLSDAGMSCPDWPTCYGRITWPQTAAEADAHAASQIRPLETDKVWREQVHRFLAGMLGVEVLVLSLLAARRRRFGVAQICSAVVLVVLSIPLYMAGQRAGAMAAAVLGEVILLFAAFCWNNQDLSRAAVLTLAVVIFQALLGMWTVTLLLKPIVVIGHLLGGLLMFALLVWMAWRATHLPITLGDATKLRCWLRLGLVVLVLQIALGGWVSANYAALACGGGAWLVDNFPRCVGEWWPPQDFSEGFTLLRMISVDYEGGVLDGASRIAIQMAHRLWAIVASVYLVWLAWRLSRRPGMRAWAVVLALLVVLQVMLGVLNVKLAVPLVVGVMHNGGAVALVFVLVSLLARLRAPE, from the coding sequence ATGGATTTATTTGCCCGGCCGGTACGGTTCCGGCATTTCCATCGCATGGCTTGGTTAGCCGCATTGTTTACCGCCAGCACGATCATGTTTGGCAGTTTTGTGCGCTTGTCCGATGCTGGCATGAGCTGTCCTGATTGGCCGACGTGCTATGGCCGTATCACTTGGCCACAGACGGCGGCGGAGGCGGATGCCCATGCGGCGAGTCAGATCCGCCCATTGGAGACGGACAAAGTCTGGCGTGAACAGGTGCATCGTTTCTTGGCTGGCATGCTGGGCGTGGAGGTGTTAGTGCTGTCACTGTTGGCTGCACGCCGCCGTCGGTTCGGTGTCGCTCAGATTTGCAGCGCCGTGGTGCTGGTGGTGTTGTCGATTCCGTTGTACATGGCCGGCCAGCGTGCAGGAGCAATGGCGGCGGCGGTACTGGGCGAGGTGATCCTGCTGTTCGCTGCGTTCTGTTGGAATAACCAGGATTTGTCTCGGGCCGCTGTGCTGACCTTGGCTGTGGTGATCTTCCAGGCATTATTGGGGATGTGGACAGTCACGTTGTTGCTCAAGCCGATCGTTGTGATAGGTCACCTGCTTGGCGGTCTGCTGATGTTTGCGTTGCTGGTGTGGATGGCTTGGCGGGCGACTCACTTACCGATCACCTTGGGTGATGCTACCAAGCTGCGTTGCTGGCTGCGTTTGGGTTTGGTGGTGCTGGTGTTGCAGATTGCGTTGGGGGGGTGGGTCAGTGCTAACTACGCGGCGTTGGCGTGTGGCGGCGGTGCTTGGTTGGTAGATAACTTCCCGCGTTGTGTGGGTGAGTGGTGGCCGCCGCAGGACTTCAGTGAGGGCTTCACTCTGCTGCGTATGATCAGTGTGGATTATGAGGGAGGTGTGCTTGACGGTGCGTCGCGGATTGCGATCCAGATGGCGCATCGGCTGTGGGCGATTGTGGCTTCTGTCTATCTGGTGTGGCTGGCTTGGCGTTTATCCCGCCGGCCGGGCATGCGCGCTTGGGCGGTAGTGTTAGCGCTGCTGGTGGTGTTGCAAGTGATGCTTGGCGTGCTCAACGTTAAATTGGCGGTTCCGTTGGTGGTGGGGGTGATGCACAACGGTGGCGCGGTGGCACTGGTCTTCGTGTTAGTTTCTCTACTCGCACGTCTGCGTGCCCCGGAGTGA
- the cyoE gene encoding heme o synthase, translating into MAARFRDYWDLTKPKVVALIVFTALVGMFLAVPGMPSIVQVRAGALGFLGIWLAAAAAAAINQLLDAKIDAQMARTSWRPLVVGKIRPVQVLVFAGVLITLSMTILLVWVNLITAVLTFASLIGYAVIYTVYLKRMTSQNIVIGGLAGAMPPMLGWAAVTGLSTAADWINASLLVAIIFVWTPPHFWALAIFRRADYAKASIPMLPVTHGVQHTRRQILLYTVILSVVTLLPVVTGMSGVFYLGGALVLDAGFLWYAWRMLDPPDELFAMKTFGYSVVYLMALFAFLMFDHWLRVANVY; encoded by the coding sequence ATGGCGGCTCGATTTCGGGACTATTGGGACCTGACGAAGCCCAAGGTAGTGGCATTGATTGTATTCACCGCTCTGGTTGGGATGTTTCTGGCTGTCCCTGGTATGCCCAGTATTGTGCAGGTGCGGGCCGGTGCGCTTGGATTTTTAGGCATCTGGCTGGCGGCGGCAGCGGCAGCGGCGATCAATCAGCTGCTGGATGCCAAAATCGATGCACAGATGGCACGCACTTCATGGCGCCCGCTCGTTGTTGGCAAGATACGTCCGGTGCAGGTACTGGTTTTCGCGGGTGTGTTGATCACTCTTTCGATGACGATTTTGCTCGTTTGGGTCAACCTCATTACGGCAGTGCTGACGTTCGCTTCACTGATCGGCTATGCGGTGATCTACACGGTGTACCTCAAGCGTATGACCTCGCAGAACATTGTGATTGGTGGTTTGGCGGGTGCCATGCCGCCGATGCTGGGATGGGCGGCGGTAACGGGGTTGTCGACAGCGGCAGACTGGATCAATGCGTCATTGCTGGTAGCCATCATTTTCGTGTGGACACCGCCGCACTTCTGGGCGTTGGCGATCTTTCGCCGTGCTGATTACGCCAAGGCATCAATTCCGATGTTGCCGGTGACCCATGGGGTACAACACACACGTCGTCAGATCTTGTTGTATACGGTGATTCTGAGTGTGGTGACGTTACTGCCGGTGGTCACTGGCATGAGCGGAGTGTTTTACCTGGGTGGTGCTTTGGTGTTGGATGCAGGGTTCCTTTGGTATGCATGGCGGATGCTTGATCCACCCGACGAATTGTTTGCGATGAAAACGTTTGGTTATTCGGTGGTTTATTTGATGGCGTTATTTGCCTTCCTGATGTTTGATCATTGGTTGAGGGTGGCTAATGTTTATTGA
- a CDS encoding N-acyl homoserine lactonase family protein yields the protein MITVTPFQTGTVRIKTAQQAGQDGKNGIGRKFDIFRDPNWTEALPIFCFLIEHPEGRFLVDTGDTWRNAVPGYLPRWNPFFTKQAMVKVALHEEIGPQLLAKHIDPSRDVEAVILTHMHHDHAGGLNHFPHTRVIVTKENYDASRGFLGKVAGCLPQHWPIWLKPELIELTGPAVGPFASSYPITRDGRIVLVPTPGHANGHVSVLVCNDDLSIFIAGDATYAEGILRSGKVDGVTFDPVLSKDTLRRITEYATSTPTVILPSHDPDGPARLAARQTFI from the coding sequence GTGATCACAGTCACACCGTTTCAAACCGGCACAGTCCGTATCAAAACCGCTCAACAGGCAGGACAAGACGGTAAGAACGGTATCGGTCGCAAGTTCGATATATTTCGTGATCCAAACTGGACCGAAGCGTTGCCCATTTTTTGTTTCTTGATTGAACATCCGGAAGGTCGTTTCCTTGTGGATACAGGTGACACGTGGCGCAACGCTGTGCCGGGATACCTGCCCCGCTGGAATCCGTTTTTCACTAAGCAAGCGATGGTCAAGGTTGCGTTGCACGAAGAGATTGGCCCGCAGCTACTGGCGAAGCATATCGATCCGTCACGTGACGTCGAGGCCGTTATTCTCACGCATATGCACCACGATCATGCCGGTGGCCTCAATCATTTCCCGCATACTCGTGTCATAGTGACAAAGGAGAACTATGATGCCTCACGTGGATTTTTGGGTAAGGTTGCAGGCTGTCTGCCTCAGCACTGGCCGATCTGGCTGAAGCCGGAGCTGATCGAACTGACTGGACCTGCTGTCGGTCCGTTCGCCTCCTCCTATCCAATCACCCGTGACGGCCGCATCGTGCTTGTACCGACCCCAGGCCACGCCAACGGGCATGTTTCCGTGTTGGTTTGCAATGACGACCTGTCGATCTTTATCGCTGGGGATGCGACGTACGCTGAGGGCATTCTGCGTTCCGGGAAGGTGGACGGTGTGACCTTCGATCCTGTGCTATCGAAGGATACCCTTCGTAGAATCACCGAGTACGCAACATCGACGCCGACAGTCATCCTGCCATCCCATGATCCTGATGGCCCAGCACGCTTGGCCGCTCGTCAAACATTCATTTGA
- a CDS encoding multifunctional CCA addition/repair protein codes for MKIYLVGGAVRDALLGQPAGDCDWVVVGTDPAHMESLGFKAVGRDFPVFLHPKTGEEFALARTERKNGRGYRGFIVNADPAVTLEQDLQRRDFTINAIARDQSNGTLIDPYGGVHDLEQRVLRHIGPAFAEDPLRVLRAARFMARLAPLGFSIAPATLAMMRQMAVSGELNSLTPERVWKELSRALACSQPSAFLHTLHTVNALDVVLPELNALYGVPQHSDYHPEIDTGIHQELVSDMAAKLAPGDVPIGFAALCHDLGKALTPREAWPHHPMHEQRGIAPTQQLSERLKVPRDHQQLALIACREHLNVHRLSKLCDHTVYELLQRCDAFRRPERIAQLALVCEADYRGRCGYKDANYPQGQLLCRLHAAALAMHARDLNAQGLHGTHIGAALAKARIHAINLAQVHDSGMRTDV; via the coding sequence TTGAAAATCTACCTTGTCGGTGGCGCCGTCCGTGACGCCTTACTAGGTCAGCCTGCTGGCGACTGCGATTGGGTCGTCGTTGGCACCGACCCAGCACACATGGAGAGCCTGGGCTTTAAGGCGGTAGGCCGTGACTTTCCTGTATTCCTACACCCCAAGACCGGCGAAGAATTCGCACTGGCACGTACCGAACGTAAAAACGGCCGTGGTTACCGTGGCTTTATCGTCAACGCTGACCCAGCGGTAACACTCGAACAAGATCTACAACGCCGTGACTTCACTATCAATGCGATTGCTCGCGACCAGAGCAATGGCACATTGATCGATCCCTATGGCGGCGTGCATGATCTTGAGCAACGCGTATTGCGCCATATTGGCCCGGCATTTGCCGAGGATCCACTGCGCGTGCTGCGCGCAGCACGCTTTATGGCGCGGTTGGCACCATTAGGCTTCAGCATTGCTCCTGCAACACTGGCAATGATGCGTCAGATGGCTGTCAGCGGCGAACTGAACAGTTTGACCCCCGAGCGAGTATGGAAGGAACTGAGCCGAGCCCTAGCCTGCTCGCAGCCATCAGCCTTCCTCCATACACTACACACGGTGAATGCACTCGACGTCGTGTTACCCGAATTAAACGCGTTATATGGGGTACCACAGCATTCAGACTATCACCCGGAAATCGACACCGGCATCCACCAAGAATTGGTCAGTGATATGGCTGCAAAGCTGGCGCCGGGCGATGTGCCAATCGGCTTCGCTGCACTGTGCCACGATCTCGGGAAAGCCCTGACCCCACGCGAAGCATGGCCGCATCATCCGATGCACGAGCAACGCGGGATAGCACCGACACAACAGCTCAGTGAACGGCTCAAAGTCCCACGAGATCACCAGCAACTCGCATTAATCGCCTGTCGCGAACACCTCAACGTACACCGTCTGTCAAAGTTATGTGATCACACCGTATACGAACTGCTGCAACGCTGCGATGCATTCCGCCGACCCGAACGGATCGCCCAGCTTGCGCTGGTGTGCGAAGCCGATTATCGAGGACGCTGTGGATACAAAGATGCCAACTACCCACAAGGACAACTATTGTGCCGACTGCACGCCGCAGCATTGGCAATGCACGCACGTGACCTTAACGCACAAGGTCTGCACGGCACACACATCGGCGCAGCACTGGCTAAAGCACGGATCCATGCGATCAACTTAGCTCAGGTCCACGATAGCGGAATGAGAACAGATGTTTGA
- a CDS encoding lytic transglycosylase domain-containing protein: MTLLLRFVTVLALGITGCARAQNGDPQLLAVRNAIAAAENGRLDPSQAATLSGHPLYGWIEYANLRRNIDTISNTQAQNFLSRYADQAVAQAFRSAWLPVVVRRKDWATLLANWKPTRTISLRCAQLEARQRLGKADAQWTKEVQALWRDAGKPMSDACDSVFAALSAQGDLDNTLRWARIEAAADAQQPEVMRAAARGLPATDQALANDYASFVETPHRPALNWPKTERSQRIVIDGLARLARSDPSAVERSLPTYVDALDLNETQRGQVLYQIALWTVASYLPDAARRLAAVPESAYDERLHEWRTREALARGDWPAALEAIRKMPPTQRGDPRWQYFEARLAEKTGESVQAQTLYRAAARSATFHGFLAADHLQQPYTLCLWHPNDAADRTQAKAAVARTPALVRAISLFQIDRTAWATLEWNDALTRFNDNERRLAVEVASAADWFDRAVFALGKQPAELRMYDLRFPVRHDATINREAAKHGLDPAWIAAEIRAESVFNPRARSPANARGLMQVLPSTAASVAKRIGLTDYGNADNLYDADTNIAIGSAYLRQLLDQYNHPYLTIAAYNAGPGSVQRWLAQRPNYDPDLWIETINYKETREYVARVLAFSVIYDWRLNGDALPLTDRLLGKPSHLRKQIICQ; this comes from the coding sequence ATGACTCTGCTCTTACGTTTCGTCACTGTACTCGCACTGGGCATCACTGGCTGTGCCCGCGCACAAAACGGTGACCCGCAACTGCTGGCTGTTCGCAATGCCATCGCTGCTGCCGAAAATGGCCGCCTCGATCCATCTCAAGCAGCTACTCTGAGTGGGCATCCGTTGTACGGTTGGATCGAATACGCCAATCTGCGCCGCAATATCGACACAATCAGCAACACCCAGGCGCAAAACTTCCTCTCCCGTTACGCTGATCAGGCCGTCGCTCAGGCATTCCGCTCAGCATGGCTGCCCGTCGTTGTGCGGCGTAAAGACTGGGCCACACTGCTGGCGAATTGGAAACCGACCCGCACCATCAGCCTACGTTGTGCCCAGCTGGAAGCACGACAACGTTTAGGCAAAGCAGACGCTCAGTGGACAAAAGAAGTGCAAGCACTATGGCGCGATGCCGGAAAGCCAATGTCCGACGCCTGCGACTCAGTATTTGCTGCACTCTCCGCTCAAGGAGATTTGGACAATACACTGCGCTGGGCGCGCATCGAAGCCGCTGCTGACGCGCAGCAACCCGAAGTGATGCGTGCCGCCGCACGTGGCCTGCCAGCGACTGACCAAGCCTTGGCTAACGACTACGCCTCCTTTGTCGAGACGCCACATCGGCCCGCTCTGAATTGGCCCAAGACTGAACGCAGCCAACGTATCGTTATTGACGGACTGGCACGGCTGGCTAGGAGCGATCCGAGCGCCGTTGAACGCTCCTTACCTACGTATGTCGACGCACTTGACCTCAATGAGACGCAGCGCGGTCAAGTGCTGTACCAAATCGCGTTGTGGACGGTCGCTTCCTACCTGCCGGATGCAGCACGGCGACTAGCCGCAGTACCAGAATCTGCTTACGATGAACGCCTCCACGAATGGCGCACGCGCGAAGCACTGGCACGCGGCGACTGGCCAGCAGCGTTAGAGGCGATCCGCAAGATGCCACCGACACAGCGCGGCGATCCGCGCTGGCAATACTTTGAGGCACGCTTGGCCGAAAAGACTGGTGAAAGTGTACAGGCCCAAACGCTATACCGTGCCGCGGCACGCAGTGCCACATTTCATGGCTTTCTTGCTGCAGACCATCTGCAACAGCCCTATACACTGTGCCTATGGCATCCCAACGATGCCGCTGATCGCACCCAGGCTAAAGCCGCTGTCGCGCGTACTCCCGCGCTGGTACGTGCGATCAGTCTGTTTCAGATCGACAGAACCGCCTGGGCCACACTCGAATGGAACGACGCGCTCACCCGCTTCAATGACAACGAACGCCGGCTAGCCGTAGAAGTGGCCAGTGCCGCCGACTGGTTCGACCGTGCCGTCTTCGCGCTCGGTAAGCAGCCTGCCGAGCTACGCATGTACGACCTGCGCTTCCCAGTACGCCACGATGCTACGATCAACCGTGAAGCAGCCAAGCACGGACTCGACCCTGCCTGGATCGCTGCCGAAATCCGTGCCGAAAGCGTATTCAACCCACGCGCACGCTCCCCAGCCAATGCACGCGGCCTGATGCAAGTTCTACCCAGCACAGCAGCAAGCGTGGCAAAACGCATTGGCTTGACCGACTATGGTAACGCCGACAACCTATACGATGCAGACACCAACATTGCCATTGGCAGCGCTTACTTACGCCAACTCCTTGACCAGTACAACCATCCGTATCTGACCATTGCCGCTTACAACGCGGGCCCAGGCTCAGTCCAACGCTGGCTGGCACAGCGCCCCAACTATGATCCGGATCTCTGGATCGAAACCATCAACTACAAAGAGACACGCGAGTATGTCGCACGCGTACTTGCTTTCAGCGTGATCTATGACTGGCGCCTCAACGGTGATGCGCTGCCACTCACTGACCGACTCCTTGGCAAACCCAGCCACCTGCGTAAACAAATCATCTGTCAGTAA
- a CDS encoding (R)-mandelonitrile lyase has product MELKHPGSQPSVKGPAEYFTVDVRIDMLNNPAAPARTVCASVTFEPGARTAWHQHPLGQTLIVTAGCGWTQCEGESIVEIRAGDVIWCPPGQRHWHGATSTTAMTHIAIQEALDGQTVEWQEHVTNEQYLAGIAHGRGAP; this is encoded by the coding sequence ATGGAACTCAAACACCCCGGCTCACAGCCCTCAGTCAAAGGCCCCGCGGAATACTTCACCGTGGACGTCCGTATCGACATGCTCAACAATCCCGCCGCACCAGCACGTACCGTGTGCGCCAGCGTCACCTTCGAACCTGGCGCACGCACAGCTTGGCATCAGCACCCATTAGGCCAGACCTTGATCGTGACCGCAGGGTGCGGCTGGACACAGTGCGAGGGTGAGTCCATCGTCGAGATCCGCGCCGGCGACGTCATCTGGTGCCCGCCCGGACAACGCCACTGGCACGGTGCCACGTCGACCACGGCGATGACCCACATCGCCATACAAGAAGCACTCGACGGGCAGACTGTCGAATGGCAAGAACATGTCACCAACGAGCAGTATCTCGCAGGCATCGCTCATGGCAGAGGCGCACCGTAA